Proteins encoded in a region of the Diadema setosum chromosome 7, eeDiaSeto1, whole genome shotgun sequence genome:
- the LOC140231330 gene encoding uncharacterized protein: MKAFLAFVCIFASMALLEAQSNGGSSGEMSSANMGNGLDQGGQMNGNNFFGNDNEESDNDVENDFNSDGAGMPNLFGNGASGLTDKGAVGNGAKAGIAIAVIALVAVVAGGIFYFVKRR, encoded by the exons ATGAAGGCATTCCTGGCATTTGTCTGCATCTTTG CATCAATGGCTCTCCTTGAGGCCCAATCCAACGGAGGCTCCTCCGGAGAGATGTCGTCCGCAAATATGGGGAACGGTCTTGACCAGGGTGGCCAGATGAACGGCAACAATTTCTTCGGCAACGACAACGAAGAATCCGACAACGACGTCGAGAACGACTTCAACAGCGATGGTGCCGGCATGCCCAACCTCTTCGGGAATGGCGCCAGCGGTCTGACGGACAAAGGTGCCGTTGGGAACGGAGCCAAGGCAGGCATCGCCATTGCAGTCATCGCACTAGTAGCTGTCGTAGCAGGAGGAATATTCTACTTCGTCAAACGGCGTTGA
- the LOC140230794 gene encoding uncharacterized protein, producing MSSFTQRQTTPKKGSSYRGSVVRKFDSSDDDSSEGSDSDEEQQWKRQKTYAAPHSSHGGPRHSSLDGRDKSLSQLRPGHGGRGMSHGGNSEAGSKRRINNVWGSIVEEQRQEQVEREITSFGVSSVMSRDVESYSYSENLPLGAVSGMFPDGAPQHKRKLTKGVGEEEDDAWLATDSPGRSEEEEEAKGKTDGEDLRERLKKRGSMVADSFRRANVKSRLGVRPESPEPETPMKSIDIDPNGEVKVVAGQLAYSLQEPKRDLVLRIVKVLGVKKSIEIWKQTEKIEHDGGMMIMNRSRRRSPGGVFIHMMKTDPDVSPQDIKEIFAEEKKIFEAERKRRRKQHRHTRKIAGSSMDTDDRNVKEAENNDNDVADDEKIVEDREAEEDMNDEWDTKLEGDISGPNTSNGGVVFQSGENEENEPSNNARAGQLTQSEFVDSRKESSSFLFGQHIAEEDIPKRNEDSEPEDGEVIDDESDDDN from the exons ATGTCATCCTTCACACAGCGTCAGACAACCCCAAAGAAGGGGTCTTCGTATCGTGGCAGTGTAGTGAGAAAGTTTGACTCCAGTGATGATGATTCCAGCGAGGGCAGTGATAGTGATGAGGAGCAGCAGTGGAAGAGACAGAAAACATACGCTGCTCCACATAGCTCACACGGTGGTCCCCGCCACAGCAGTTTGGACGGCCGCGACAAATCTCTATCGCAACTTAGACCCGGACATGGCGGGCGAGGAATGAGTCATGGTGGGAACAGTGAAGCGGGCAGTAAGCGTCGAATAAACAATGTCTGGGGGAGTATCGTGGAGGAGCAGAGACAAGAACAGGTGGAGAGAGAGATCACGTCATTTGGCGTCAGCTCCGTGATGTCACGGGATGTGGAGAGCTACAGCTACTCAGAAAATCTCCCCCTTGGAGCTGTGAGTGGGATGTTTCCAGACGGTGCCCCCCAGCACAAAAGAAAGCTCACGAAAGGCGTCGgtgaagaggaagatgatgccTGGCTGGCGACAGACTCTCCTGGACGCagtgaggaggaagaggaagccAAGGGAAAGACTGATGGTGAAGATCTGCGCGAGCGTCTGAAAAAACGAGGCTCTATGGTTGCAGACAGTTTCCGGCGAGCCAATGTCAAGAGCCGACTTGGAGTGCGACCTGAGAGTCCCGAGCCGGAGACGCCCATGAAATCAATAGACATTGACCCAAATGGCGAGGTCAAGGTTGTCGCTGGCCAGCTAGCTTACAGCCTTCAAGAGCCTAAGAGGGACCTTGTGCTAAGGATTGTCAAAGTGTTAGGAGTCAAGAAATCTATTGAAATCTGGAAGCAGACGGAGAAAATCGAGCATGATGGTGGCATGATGATCATG AATCGATCTCGAAGGAGGTCACCCGGCGGGGTGTTCATTCACATGATGAAGACCGATCCCGACGTCTCCCCGCAGGACATCAAGGAGATCTTTGCCGAAGAGAAGAAGATCTTCGAGGCCGAGCGTAAGCGACGACGGAAGCAGCACAGACACACGAGGAAGATTGCCGGTTCGAGCATGGACACGGATGACAGAAACGTGAAGGAGGCAGAgaacaatgacaatgatgttgCTGATGATGAGAAGATAGTGGAAGATAGAGAGGCGGAGGAAGATATGAATGATGAATGGGACACCAAATTGGAAGGTGATATCTCTGGACCCAATACTAGCAATGGAGGCGTCGTGTTTCAGTCAGGGgagaatgaagaaaatgagCCATCAAACAATGCAAGGGCAGGACAACTCACACAGAGTGAATTTGTTGACTCGAGAAAGGAGAGCAGCAGTTTCCTGTTTGGCCAGCACATTGCAGAGGAGGATATtccaaagagaaatgaggattctGAACCAGAAGATGGTGAAGTGATCGATGATGAAAGCGATGATGATAACTGA